Proteins from one Paenibacillus amylolyticus genomic window:
- a CDS encoding TetR/AcrR family transcriptional regulator, translating into MNENWHQQLGNKHRDDLIAAGKELFLKYGLLQVKIKDVCTKAELSRVTFYKHFQSMDELLLAIQMQLIEHLTDEVSRASMKDMNGREQLRVMLNAWVGYAQDYPDYIRFIQLFDINYEMYDFRPELREAYDTFNRNGKEKHFLMGALSQGVVDGSIKNPSPPLDLAQFIFTTMMAMLQRMVTIRAAQDHSLDLRMTEQFVKMLLQFVCSEEELPE; encoded by the coding sequence GTGAATGAAAACTGGCATCAACAATTGGGAAATAAACATCGCGATGATTTGATTGCAGCAGGTAAGGAGCTTTTTTTGAAATATGGATTGCTCCAAGTGAAGATTAAGGATGTATGTACGAAAGCTGAACTTAGCAGAGTGACCTTTTACAAACATTTTCAGTCCATGGATGAGCTTCTTCTAGCCATTCAGATGCAACTGATTGAACATTTAACGGATGAGGTTAGCCGTGCATCCATGAAGGACATGAACGGGCGGGAACAACTGAGGGTCATGTTGAACGCTTGGGTTGGTTATGCCCAGGATTATCCAGACTACATCCGGTTTATTCAATTATTTGATATCAACTATGAGATGTATGATTTCCGTCCTGAATTAAGAGAAGCGTATGATACGTTCAACCGGAATGGGAAAGAAAAACACTTCCTGATGGGCGCATTATCCCAAGGCGTTGTTGACGGCAGTATTAAGAATCCGTCCCCTCCGCTGGATCTGGCTCAATTTATCTTCACCACCATGATGGCCATGCTCCAGCGCATGGTAACGATTCGTGCTGCTCAGGATCATTCATTGGATCTGCGGATGACAGAGCAATTTGTGAAGATGCTGCTTCAATTTGTATGTAGCGAAGAAGAACTACCCGAGTGA